A region of Lycium barbarum isolate Lr01 chromosome 1, ASM1917538v2, whole genome shotgun sequence DNA encodes the following proteins:
- the LOC132644132 gene encoding receptor protein-tyrosine kinase CEPR2-like isoform X2, whose amino-acid sequence MARIQKLQNSLPILAIFLFLNFFVRPSKSLTEETQALLHFKDQLNDPLSYLDSWKNSESPCNFYGITCDKNTGLVTEISLDNKSLSGVISPSIFTLQSLTSLVLPSNLLSGKLPSELTNCTNLRVLNVTGNNMNGTIPDLSKLTNLEVLDLSINYFSGEFPTWFGNLTSLVALGLGDNDFIEGKTPETLGNLKKVYWLYLAGSNLIGEIPESIFEMEALGTLDISRNQISGNFPKSINKLKNLWKIELFQNKLRGELPVELADLSLLQEFDASSNQLHGTLPRGIGNLKKLRVFQIFKNNFSGEIPPGFGEMQNLDAFSVYRNSFSGAFPANLGRFSPLNSIDISENKFTGEFPKYLCQNGNLQFLLAIENSFSGEFPSTYSSCKPLQRLRVSNNQLSGKIPNGVWGLPNVLMLDFSDNEFSGTMTQEIGAATSLNQLVLSNNRFSGEVPKELGKLTELERLYLDNNEFSGAIPSELGSIPNSLSTMTSLNSLNLSHNRLTGTIPTTLDNLKLSSLDLSNNQLSGEVSVDLLTMGGDKAFAGNKGLCIDRSIRFSMNSRLGVCSGKAGQHKLNKLVVSCIVLLSLAVLMGSLLLVSYLNYKHSHEADDEEKLEEGKGTNAKWKLESFHHVEFEADEVCDFDEDNLIGSGGTGKVYRLDLKKGCGTVAVKQLWKGNAVKVLIREMEILGKIRHRNIVKLYASLVKEGSNILVFEYMPNGNLFEALHREIKGGKPELDWYQRYKIALGAAKGIAYLHHDCCPPIIHRDIKSTNILLDEEYEAKVSDFGVAKVSGISSRGSEVSCFAGTHGYMAPEMAYTLRVTEKSDIYSFGVVLLELVTGRKPIEEAYGEGKDLVYWTSTHLDDKERVIEVLDKKVVSELVQDDMIKVLRIATLCTTKLPNLRPSMKEVVNMLVDAEPWIFRSSSKSEKKGYSFSEV is encoded by the exons ATGGCCAGAATCCAAAAACTCCAAAACTCCCTCCCAATTCTTGCTATTTTcttgtttttgaatttttttgtccGGCCATCCAAGTCCTTAACTGAAGAAACTCAGGCTCTTTTACATTTCAAAGATCAGCTCAATGATCCTTTAAGTTACTTAGATTCTTGGAAGAATTCAGAATCACCTTGTAACTTTTATGGAATTACATGTGATAAAAATACTGGTCTTGTTACTGAAATTTCCCTTGATAATAAGTCCCTTTCTGGAGTGATTTCCCCTTCAATTTTTACACTCCAAAGTCTCACTTCTCTTGTGCTACCCTCAAATTTACTATCAGGGAAACTTCCAAGTGAACTTACCAACTGCACCAATCTCAGAGTCTTGAATGTCACTGGAAATAACATGAACGGAACGATACCTGATTTATCTAAGTTGACTAACTTAGAAGTTTTGGACTTGTCTATAAACTACTTTTCAGGAGAATTCCCAACTTGGTTTGGAAATTTGACTAGTTTGGTTGCGTTAGGCCTCGGGGATAATGACTTTATTGAAGGTAAAACTCCCGAGACTCTTGGGAATTTAAAGAAAGTGTATTGGCTTTACCTGGCAGGCTCAAATTTGATAGGAGAAATCCCAGAATCCATTTTTGAAATGGAGGCACTAGGAACATTGGATATTTCAAGAAATCAGATTTCTGGGAATTTTCCAAAGTCTATAAACAAGCTGAAAAATTTATGGAAAATTGAGCTGTTTCAGAATAAGTTGAGAGGAGAACTGCCTGTAGAACTTGCAGACCTCTCTCTTTTGCAAGAATTTGATGCCTCTAGCAACCAGTTGCATGGGACGTTGCCTCGGGGAATTGGGAACCTGAAGAAGTTAAGAGTTTTTCAAATATTCAAGAATAACTTCTCTGGTGAAATTCCTCCTGGTTTCGGAGAAATGCAAAATCTTGATGCCTTTTCTGTGTACAGGAACAGTTTTTCTGGTGCATTTCCAGCAAATCTTGGTCGGTTTTCGCCCCTGAATAGCATAGACATATCTGAAAACAAGTTCACTGGTGAATTCCCAAAGTACTTGTGTCAAAATGGGAACCTGCAGTTTTTGCTAGCTATTGAGAACAGTTTCTCAGGGGAATTTCCGAGTACTTATTCCTCCTGCAAGCCTTTACAAAGATTGAGGGTCAGTAACAATCAACTTTCTGGGAAAATTCCTAATGGTGTATGGGGACTTCCCAATGTATTGATGCTGGATTTCAGCGATAATGAATTCAGTGGAACTATGACTCAAGAAATTGGAGCTGCTACTAGCTTGAATCAGTTGGTATTATCAAACAACAGGTTTTCAGGTGAGGTTCCAAAAGAACTTGGAAAACTCACAGAATTGGAAAGGCTGTACTTGGATAACAACGAATTCTCGGGTGCGATACCTTCTGAACTTG GTAGCATTCCCAATTCCTTATCAACAATGACCTCTTTGAACTCTCTGAATCTTTCACACAACAGACTCACCGGTACAATACCGACTACCTTGGACAATCTGAAGCTGTCTTCATTGGATCTCTCTAACAACCAGCTATCAGGAGAAGTTTCAGTAGATCTTTTAACAATGGGAGGAGACAAGGCATTTGCTGGTAACAAAGGACTTTGTATTGATCGAAGCATAAGATTCTCGATGAACTCACGCTTAGGTGTTTGTAGTGGGAAGGCTGGCCAACATAAGTTAAACAAACTAGTTGTGTCTTGCATTGTGTTGCTCTCCTTAGCCGTTCTAATGGGCAGTTTATTGCTCGTCAGCTACCTAAACTACAAGCATAGTCATGAAGCAGATGATGAAGAAAAACTGGAGGAAGGCAAGGGAACAAATGCAAAATGGAAGCTTGAGAGCTTCCACCATGTGGAATTTGAAGCAGATGAAGTTTGTGATTTCGACGAGGACAATTTGATCGGAAGTGGAGGTACAGGAAAAGTTTATCGGTTAGACTTGAAGAAAGGTTGTGGAACTGTAGCTGTGAAGCAATTGTGGAAAGGGAATGCTGTGAAAGTTTTGATAAGGGAAATGGAAATTTTGGGGAAAATCAGGCACAGGAATATAGTTAAGTTGTATGCCAGTTTAGTGAAAGAAGGTTCAAATATCTTGGTTTTCGAGTACATGCCAAATGGTAATCTTTTCGAGGCACTGCACCGAGAGATCAAGGGTGGCAAGCCAGAGTTAGATTGGTATCAGAGATATAAAATAGCACTTGGAGCTGCAAAAGGAATTGCGTATCTACACCATGATTGTTGCCCTCCTATTATTCATAGAGATATCAAATCAACCAACATTCTACTTGATGAGGAGTATGAAGCAAAAGTGTCAGATTTCGGGGTTGCAAAAGTTTCCGGAATTTCTTCTAGGGGATCCGAGGTTAGTTGTTTCGCAGGCACTCATGGTTACATGGCTCCTG AAATGGCATACACTCTCAGAGTAACAGAAAAGAGCGACATTTACAGCTTTGGTGTCGTGCTATTAGAGCTAGTAACTGGAAGAAAACCAATAGAAGAAGCCTATGGAGAAGGTAAAGACTTGGTCTACTGGACCTCAACTCATTTAGATGACAAGGAAAGAGTCATAGAAGTTCTTGATAAAAAGGTGGTTTCTGAACTTGTTCAAGATGACATGATCAAAGTGTTAAGAATTGCCACACTTTGTACTACAAAGCTTCCAAATTTGCGCCCCAGCATGAAAGAAGTTGTCAATATGCTTGTTGATGCTGAACCTTGGATATTTAGGTCTTCAAGCAAATCTGAGAAAAAGGGGTACAGTTTTTCTGAGGTCTAG
- the LOC132644145 gene encoding adenylate kinase 2, chloroplastic-like isoform X3: MASCCSLSFTAVSSKPNKPYSSPISSSLQLPILPFSKSSNYTLLQTQCCKIPLPNSPTFLVVGSVKKQEPLRIMISGAPASGKGTQCELITKKYDLVHIAAGDLLRAEIAADTENGRRAKEYMDKGQLVPNEIVVTMVKDRLMRPDSQEKGWLLDGYPRSLSQAVALKEFGVQPDLFILLEVKLRLQTHYQNVESVLSLYQDITVQVDGSVSKEEVFAQIDGALSQLLETK, encoded by the exons ATGGCTTCGTGTTGCTCATTGAGCTTCACAGCAGTCTCTTCAAAGCCAAACAAGCCTTACTCATCACCTATTTCTTCCTCTCTTCAACTCCCAATATTACCTTTTTCTAAATCTTCAAATTATACCCTTCTCCAAACTCAATGCTGCAAAATCCCATTACCAAATAGTCCCACTTTCTTG GTTGTGGGGTCTGTGAAAAAGCAAGAACCTTTGAGGATTATGATATCGGGAGCTCCAGCTTCTGGTAAAGGAACACAATGTGAGCTCATTACTAAGAAA TATGATTTGGTGCATATCGCTGCTGGAGATTTACTGAGGGCCGAAATTGCTGCAGACACTGAAAACGGAAGACGAGCAAAGGAATATATGGATAAAGGGCAACTGGTACCAAATGAAATAGTTGTAACG ATGGTCAAAGATCGGTTGATGCGTCCAGACTCTCAAGAGAAGGGTTGGCTTTTAGATGGATACCCTCGGAGCTTGTCTCAAGCAGTAGCTCTCAAAGAATTTGGTGTCCAGCCAGACCTTTTTATTCTTCTGGAA GTGAAGCTGCGTCTGCAAACTCACTATCAAAATGTGGAATCAGTTCTCTCATTGTACCAAGATATTACAGTCCAG GTGGACGGAAGCGTTTCCAAAGAGGAGGTATTTGCTCAGATTGATGGTGCATTATCTCAACTTCTTGAAACAAAGTAA
- the LOC132644145 gene encoding adenylate kinase, chloroplastic-like isoform X2, which translates to MASCCSLSFTAVSSKPNKPYSSPISSSLQLPILPFSKSSNYTLLQTQCCKIPLPNSPTFLYDLVHIAAGDLLRAEIAADTENGRRAKEYMDKGQLVPNEIVVTMVKDRLMRPDSQEKGWLLDGYPRSLSQAVALKEFGVQPDLFILLEVPEEILVDRVVGRRLDPVTGKIYHLKYSPPETEEIAARLTQRFDDTEEKVKLRLQTHYQNVESVLSLYQDITVQVDGSVSKEEVFAQIDGALSQLLETK; encoded by the exons ATGGCTTCGTGTTGCTCATTGAGCTTCACAGCAGTCTCTTCAAAGCCAAACAAGCCTTACTCATCACCTATTTCTTCCTCTCTTCAACTCCCAATATTACCTTTTTCTAAATCTTCAAATTATACCCTTCTCCAAACTCAATGCTGCAAAATCCCATTACCAAATAGTCCCACTTTCTTG TATGATTTGGTGCATATCGCTGCTGGAGATTTACTGAGGGCCGAAATTGCTGCAGACACTGAAAACGGAAGACGAGCAAAGGAATATATGGATAAAGGGCAACTGGTACCAAATGAAATAGTTGTAACG ATGGTCAAAGATCGGTTGATGCGTCCAGACTCTCAAGAGAAGGGTTGGCTTTTAGATGGATACCCTCGGAGCTTGTCTCAAGCAGTAGCTCTCAAAGAATTTGGTGTCCAGCCAGACCTTTTTATTCTTCTGGAA GTACCAGAAGAGATACTTGTTGATAGAGTGGTTGGCCGTAGACTAGATCCTGTAACTGGGAAAATATACCATTTGAAGTATTCTCCTCCAGAAACAGAAGAAATTGCAGCAAGGCTTACCCAGCGCTTTGACGATACAGAAGAAAAG GTGAAGCTGCGTCTGCAAACTCACTATCAAAATGTGGAATCAGTTCTCTCATTGTACCAAGATATTACAGTCCAG GTGGACGGAAGCGTTTCCAAAGAGGAGGTATTTGCTCAGATTGATGGTGCATTATCTCAACTTCTTGAAACAAAGTAA
- the LOC132644145 gene encoding adenylate kinase, chloroplastic-like isoform X1: MASCCSLSFTAVSSKPNKPYSSPISSSLQLPILPFSKSSNYTLLQTQCCKIPLPNSPTFLVVGSVKKQEPLRIMISGAPASGKGTQCELITKKYDLVHIAAGDLLRAEIAADTENGRRAKEYMDKGQLVPNEIVVTMVKDRLMRPDSQEKGWLLDGYPRSLSQAVALKEFGVQPDLFILLEVPEEILVDRVVGRRLDPVTGKIYHLKYSPPETEEIAARLTQRFDDTEEKVKLRLQTHYQNVESVLSLYQDITVQVDGSVSKEEVFAQIDGALSQLLETK, translated from the exons ATGGCTTCGTGTTGCTCATTGAGCTTCACAGCAGTCTCTTCAAAGCCAAACAAGCCTTACTCATCACCTATTTCTTCCTCTCTTCAACTCCCAATATTACCTTTTTCTAAATCTTCAAATTATACCCTTCTCCAAACTCAATGCTGCAAAATCCCATTACCAAATAGTCCCACTTTCTTG GTTGTGGGGTCTGTGAAAAAGCAAGAACCTTTGAGGATTATGATATCGGGAGCTCCAGCTTCTGGTAAAGGAACACAATGTGAGCTCATTACTAAGAAA TATGATTTGGTGCATATCGCTGCTGGAGATTTACTGAGGGCCGAAATTGCTGCAGACACTGAAAACGGAAGACGAGCAAAGGAATATATGGATAAAGGGCAACTGGTACCAAATGAAATAGTTGTAACG ATGGTCAAAGATCGGTTGATGCGTCCAGACTCTCAAGAGAAGGGTTGGCTTTTAGATGGATACCCTCGGAGCTTGTCTCAAGCAGTAGCTCTCAAAGAATTTGGTGTCCAGCCAGACCTTTTTATTCTTCTGGAA GTACCAGAAGAGATACTTGTTGATAGAGTGGTTGGCCGTAGACTAGATCCTGTAACTGGGAAAATATACCATTTGAAGTATTCTCCTCCAGAAACAGAAGAAATTGCAGCAAGGCTTACCCAGCGCTTTGACGATACAGAAGAAAAG GTGAAGCTGCGTCTGCAAACTCACTATCAAAATGTGGAATCAGTTCTCTCATTGTACCAAGATATTACAGTCCAG GTGGACGGAAGCGTTTCCAAAGAGGAGGTATTTGCTCAGATTGATGGTGCATTATCTCAACTTCTTGAAACAAAGTAA
- the LOC132644132 gene encoding receptor protein-tyrosine kinase CEPR2-like isoform X1, translating to MARIQKLQNSLPILAIFLFLNFFVRPSKSLTEETQALLHFKDQLNDPLSYLDSWKNSESPCNFYGITCDKNTGLVTEISLDNKSLSGVISPSIFTLQSLTSLVLPSNLLSGKLPSELTNCTNLRVLNVTGNNMNGTIPDLSKLTNLEVLDLSINYFSGEFPTWFGNLTSLVALGLGDNDFIEGKTPETLGNLKKVYWLYLAGSNLIGEIPESIFEMEALGTLDISRNQISGNFPKSINKLKNLWKIELFQNKLRGELPVELADLSLLQEFDASSNQLHGTLPRGIGNLKKLRVFQIFKNNFSGEIPPGFGEMQNLDAFSVYRNSFSGAFPANLGRFSPLNSIDISENKFTGEFPKYLCQNGNLQFLLAIENSFSGEFPSTYSSCKPLQRLRVSNNQLSGKIPNGVWGLPNVLMLDFSDNEFSGTMTQEIGAATSLNQLVLSNNRFSGEVPKELGKLTELERLYLDNNEFSGAIPSELGKLNQISSLHLEKNSFSGKIPSELGEFLRLADLNLASNLLTGSIPNSLSTMTSLNSLNLSHNRLTGTIPTTLDNLKLSSLDLSNNQLSGEVSVDLLTMGGDKAFAGNKGLCIDRSIRFSMNSRLGVCSGKAGQHKLNKLVVSCIVLLSLAVLMGSLLLVSYLNYKHSHEADDEEKLEEGKGTNAKWKLESFHHVEFEADEVCDFDEDNLIGSGGTGKVYRLDLKKGCGTVAVKQLWKGNAVKVLIREMEILGKIRHRNIVKLYASLVKEGSNILVFEYMPNGNLFEALHREIKGGKPELDWYQRYKIALGAAKGIAYLHHDCCPPIIHRDIKSTNILLDEEYEAKVSDFGVAKVSGISSRGSEVSCFAGTHGYMAPEMAYTLRVTEKSDIYSFGVVLLELVTGRKPIEEAYGEGKDLVYWTSTHLDDKERVIEVLDKKVVSELVQDDMIKVLRIATLCTTKLPNLRPSMKEVVNMLVDAEPWIFRSSSKSEKKGYSFSEV from the exons ATGGCCAGAATCCAAAAACTCCAAAACTCCCTCCCAATTCTTGCTATTTTcttgtttttgaatttttttgtccGGCCATCCAAGTCCTTAACTGAAGAAACTCAGGCTCTTTTACATTTCAAAGATCAGCTCAATGATCCTTTAAGTTACTTAGATTCTTGGAAGAATTCAGAATCACCTTGTAACTTTTATGGAATTACATGTGATAAAAATACTGGTCTTGTTACTGAAATTTCCCTTGATAATAAGTCCCTTTCTGGAGTGATTTCCCCTTCAATTTTTACACTCCAAAGTCTCACTTCTCTTGTGCTACCCTCAAATTTACTATCAGGGAAACTTCCAAGTGAACTTACCAACTGCACCAATCTCAGAGTCTTGAATGTCACTGGAAATAACATGAACGGAACGATACCTGATTTATCTAAGTTGACTAACTTAGAAGTTTTGGACTTGTCTATAAACTACTTTTCAGGAGAATTCCCAACTTGGTTTGGAAATTTGACTAGTTTGGTTGCGTTAGGCCTCGGGGATAATGACTTTATTGAAGGTAAAACTCCCGAGACTCTTGGGAATTTAAAGAAAGTGTATTGGCTTTACCTGGCAGGCTCAAATTTGATAGGAGAAATCCCAGAATCCATTTTTGAAATGGAGGCACTAGGAACATTGGATATTTCAAGAAATCAGATTTCTGGGAATTTTCCAAAGTCTATAAACAAGCTGAAAAATTTATGGAAAATTGAGCTGTTTCAGAATAAGTTGAGAGGAGAACTGCCTGTAGAACTTGCAGACCTCTCTCTTTTGCAAGAATTTGATGCCTCTAGCAACCAGTTGCATGGGACGTTGCCTCGGGGAATTGGGAACCTGAAGAAGTTAAGAGTTTTTCAAATATTCAAGAATAACTTCTCTGGTGAAATTCCTCCTGGTTTCGGAGAAATGCAAAATCTTGATGCCTTTTCTGTGTACAGGAACAGTTTTTCTGGTGCATTTCCAGCAAATCTTGGTCGGTTTTCGCCCCTGAATAGCATAGACATATCTGAAAACAAGTTCACTGGTGAATTCCCAAAGTACTTGTGTCAAAATGGGAACCTGCAGTTTTTGCTAGCTATTGAGAACAGTTTCTCAGGGGAATTTCCGAGTACTTATTCCTCCTGCAAGCCTTTACAAAGATTGAGGGTCAGTAACAATCAACTTTCTGGGAAAATTCCTAATGGTGTATGGGGACTTCCCAATGTATTGATGCTGGATTTCAGCGATAATGAATTCAGTGGAACTATGACTCAAGAAATTGGAGCTGCTACTAGCTTGAATCAGTTGGTATTATCAAACAACAGGTTTTCAGGTGAGGTTCCAAAAGAACTTGGAAAACTCACAGAATTGGAAAGGCTGTACTTGGATAACAACGAATTCTCGGGTGCGATACCTTCTGAACTTGGTAAACTAAACCAAATTTCATCTTTGCATTTGGAGAAAAACTCATTCTCAGGGAAAATCCCATCAGAATTGGGTGAATTTCTTAGGCTTGCAGACCTGAATCTTGCTTCCAATCTTCTTACAGGTAGCATTCCCAATTCCTTATCAACAATGACCTCTTTGAACTCTCTGAATCTTTCACACAACAGACTCACCGGTACAATACCGACTACCTTGGACAATCTGAAGCTGTCTTCATTGGATCTCTCTAACAACCAGCTATCAGGAGAAGTTTCAGTAGATCTTTTAACAATGGGAGGAGACAAGGCATTTGCTGGTAACAAAGGACTTTGTATTGATCGAAGCATAAGATTCTCGATGAACTCACGCTTAGGTGTTTGTAGTGGGAAGGCTGGCCAACATAAGTTAAACAAACTAGTTGTGTCTTGCATTGTGTTGCTCTCCTTAGCCGTTCTAATGGGCAGTTTATTGCTCGTCAGCTACCTAAACTACAAGCATAGTCATGAAGCAGATGATGAAGAAAAACTGGAGGAAGGCAAGGGAACAAATGCAAAATGGAAGCTTGAGAGCTTCCACCATGTGGAATTTGAAGCAGATGAAGTTTGTGATTTCGACGAGGACAATTTGATCGGAAGTGGAGGTACAGGAAAAGTTTATCGGTTAGACTTGAAGAAAGGTTGTGGAACTGTAGCTGTGAAGCAATTGTGGAAAGGGAATGCTGTGAAAGTTTTGATAAGGGAAATGGAAATTTTGGGGAAAATCAGGCACAGGAATATAGTTAAGTTGTATGCCAGTTTAGTGAAAGAAGGTTCAAATATCTTGGTTTTCGAGTACATGCCAAATGGTAATCTTTTCGAGGCACTGCACCGAGAGATCAAGGGTGGCAAGCCAGAGTTAGATTGGTATCAGAGATATAAAATAGCACTTGGAGCTGCAAAAGGAATTGCGTATCTACACCATGATTGTTGCCCTCCTATTATTCATAGAGATATCAAATCAACCAACATTCTACTTGATGAGGAGTATGAAGCAAAAGTGTCAGATTTCGGGGTTGCAAAAGTTTCCGGAATTTCTTCTAGGGGATCCGAGGTTAGTTGTTTCGCAGGCACTCATGGTTACATGGCTCCTG AAATGGCATACACTCTCAGAGTAACAGAAAAGAGCGACATTTACAGCTTTGGTGTCGTGCTATTAGAGCTAGTAACTGGAAGAAAACCAATAGAAGAAGCCTATGGAGAAGGTAAAGACTTGGTCTACTGGACCTCAACTCATTTAGATGACAAGGAAAGAGTCATAGAAGTTCTTGATAAAAAGGTGGTTTCTGAACTTGTTCAAGATGACATGATCAAAGTGTTAAGAATTGCCACACTTTGTACTACAAAGCTTCCAAATTTGCGCCCCAGCATGAAAGAAGTTGTCAATATGCTTGTTGATGCTGAACCTTGGATATTTAGGTCTTCAAGCAAATCTGAGAAAAAGGGGTACAGTTTTTCTGAGGTCTAG